The Camelina sativa cultivar DH55 chromosome 14, Cs, whole genome shotgun sequence genome includes a window with the following:
- the LOC104739300 gene encoding extensin-like, which translates to MASSEPLDLIVTVVSAKHLKNVNWRNGDLKPYVVLYLDQDQRLSTRSDDSASVKPVWNERITLPLTRSVHESVLNIEVFHSNSNSSDLAKTLVGSVRFPLARLIDSDGSIIPELINSLELVRPSGRPQGKIRLKLSIKDRPIPPPQQHPPPPPRPQSQPLDYYSAPPNNHYYSPTPPPPPPQAPSPSPQRDYREFSQSPSPSPYQFTDHYYSGYYFPPPPPRSMYDRASNYGMPSGGPSAPADAFSSADHKQPPFVIPPRYSNYAPPPSGPSAPVDAFPVNDYKPSQAPPAGSRLSSYGVPSGPSAPVDYSPYDHRQFQKSLGGLNLDEERGAAAAERSESDFATRPHYSYGRDYRREC; encoded by the coding sequence ATGGCTTCGTCGGAGCCACTTGACCTGATTGTTACCGTCGTCTCGGCTAAGCACCTGAAGAACGTCAACTGGCGTAACGGTGACCTGAAACCCTACGTTGTTCTGTACCTTGACCAAGACCAGCGTCTCTCCACCCGTTCAGACGATTCCGCCTCCGTCAAACCGGTGTGGAACGAGCGGATCACTCTTCCTCTCACCCGATCTGTCCACGAATCGGTCCTCAACATCGAGGTTTTTCATTCCAATTCCAATTCTTCGGATCTGGCAAAAACCCTCGTTGGATCGGTTAGGTTTCCTCTAGCTCGCTTGATTGACTCGGACGGGTCGATCATTCCGGAATTGATCAACTCGCTTGAGCTGGTTCGTCCATCGGGTCGACCTCAGGGGAAGATACGCTTGAAGCTCTCGATCAAAGATAGACCAATCCCTCCACCGCAgcaacatcctcctcctccgccacgtCCTCAATCACAACCACTAGATTACTATTCTGCCCCTCCAAACAACCATTATTACTCCCCTACCCCTCCCCCTCCTCCTCCCCAAGCTCCGTCTCCGTCTCCTCAGCGTGACTACAGAGAATTCTCGCAGTCACCGTCACCGTCTCCTTACCAGTTCACTGATCACTACTACTCGGGGTACTATTTCCCGCCTCCTCCTCCACGTTCAATGTACGATCGTGCCTCCAACTACGGCATGCCAAGTGGTGGCCCATCTGCTCCAGCCGATGCTTTCTCATCGGCTGATCACAAGCAGCCTCCTTTTGTTATTCCTCCTCGGTATTCTAACTACGCTCCACCGCCGAGTGGGCCATCAGCTCCCGTTGATGCCTTTCCCGTTAACGATTACAAGCCATCACAGGCTCCTCCTGCGGGCTCAAGATTGTCTAGCTACGGAGTGCCTAGTGGCCCATCTGCGCCAGTGGATTACTCTCCTTATGATCACAGGCAGTTTCAGAAGTCGTTGGGTGGATTGAACTTGGATGAAGAGAGAGGTGCTGCTGCTGCAGAAAGGTCTGAGAGCGACTTTGCAACTAGGCCACACTACAGCTATGGCCGTGATTATCGCCGTGAATGTTGA
- the LOC104739298 gene encoding 50S ribosomal protein L4, chloroplastic-like — translation MASSATAPNSLSFFSSSLFLSSSHQIPKTYVSVSKLGSGRVTKPLSVASQLATLPIISFEGEKVGETYLDLKTAPEYTARSVVHRAIVTDLQNKRRGTASTLTRGEVRGGGIKPYSQKKTGNARRGSQRTPLRPGGGVVFGPRPKDWSIKINRKEKKLAISTAISSAASAEGGAIVVEEFGEKFEKPKTKDFLAAMKRWGLDPKEKAMFLMIDVDDNVAKSSRNIGTLRMLTPRTLNLFDILNSDKLVLTPAAVEFLNARYGVDALEEEDEDDTEGSEEAEE, via the exons ATGGCTTCCTCTGCAACAGCTCCAAATTCGCTatctttcttctcatcttctctgtttctgtcttCCTCTCACCAAATCCCTAAAACCTACGTTTCCGTTTCGAAACTCGGCTCCGGCAGAGTAACGAAGCCACTCTCTGTCGCTTCCCAGCTAGCGACTCTACCAATCATCTCATTCGAAGGGGAGAAGGTTGGAGAGACGTATCTCGACCTCAAAACGGCGCCGGAATATACCGCGCGTTCCGTTGTTCACCGAGCCATCGTGACGGACCTGCAGAACAAGCGGCGAGGTACTGCTTCGACGCTGACTCGAGGTGAAGTTCGCGGTGGTGGAATTAAGCCTTACTCGCAGAAGAAAACTGGTAACGCGAGGCGTGGATCTCAGAGAACTCCGCTACGTCCAGGTGGAGGTGTGGTGTTTGGGCCGAGACCTAAGGATTGGTCGATTAAGATCAacaggaaggagaagaagctggcGATATCGACGGCGATTTCGAGTGCCGCTTCGGCGGAAGGTGGTGCGATTGTGGTGGAGGAATTTGGGGAGAAGTTTGAGAAGCCCAAGACGAAAGATTTCTTAGCAGCGATGAAGAGGTGGGGATTGGATCCGAAGGAGAAAGCTATGTTTTTGATGATTGATGTCGATGACAATGTGGCCAAGTCGAGTAGGAACATTGGAACGTTGAGGATGCTGACGCCGAGGACGTTGAATCTGTTTGACATTTTGAATTCTGATAAGCTTGTGTTGACCCCTGCGGCGGTTGAGTTCTTGAATGCGAGGTACGGTGTTGATGCCTtggaagaggaggatgaagatgacACTGAAG GGTCAGAGGAAGCTGAAGAATGA
- the LOC104739301 gene encoding uncharacterized protein LOC104739301: protein MGIDAKDVGTLFWKILIFSTNTIYTYVTKYPFVSAVSAVIFLLYIFLPRLFYFMLYSSPLIACSAFYLRNHPSFKLLNFNTDDDDLSSNSQKRSSEEETGKADLKHQRSVRRNARRKVEEVGKDWDSSQASEDERDKVILTTLYGEIPKLEKLKKDRAFLVSEDFSFESSLDEECPSATGDVSVVDPSERLTSGGGETEIECSSSSGDDEEETSREDKKVVAWTEDDQKNLMELGNSEMERNKRLEHLITRRRMRRVVKVAAEGRSLMDMEVPSICVGRNYFGLDQENYMIDGLQMPESAPSVLLLPTKNPFDLPYDPQEEKPNLSGDSFQQEFAANPNDIFFCRHESFCRRVFPLENQLDSKWEPWRNKSIDGWPRTQQGSNDGLVGEKHSLMKGKDLTRAEGNDMGSEHSTEIVMSDSSSLLSPGEREMDSDVSNQADSSGASGKRNGDLLRVENPLVGLVPRNTGSVSSSLAAERQRYMEHFGYRSRKGRKLSVESDLQVEFSEIGSPPTTVDGNNSSDEEKSLFVNESETGKEISGEEIEVIQKKSIVDRTTESQLLPMKKVDQDFNETSSPENHVAKQFEGLSDGTNVNGRSEDSERGLHISEEAKVPHINEVISKLEEESQELIQNSTDEMKISNDSGEPERSESERRTNQESEENFEGGQSTQEMMQELVEPQVSIVTNVTSSDESATSPRSVLPDMVLPLEQTYTLTSESLEHTSDSQPRPAIPFLESPQNQSGGDIVTVLETEGQSEARSEEEATGVESSSDAIVSNTQQTQASAV, encoded by the exons atgggaattgATGCGAAAGATGTCGGAACTCTGTTCTGGAAAATTCTCATATTTTCCACGAACACCATTTATACATACGTAACGAAATACCCCTTTGTTTCTGCTGTTTCTGCTGTTATCTTCCTCTTATACATTTTCCTTCCTCGTCTTTTCTATTTCATGCTTTACTCTTCTCCATTGATCGCCTGCTCTGCATTTTATCTTCGGAACCATCCAAGTTTCAAGCTTTTGAATTTCAATACGGATGATGATGACTTATCTTCTAATTCCCAAAAGAGATCATCTGAGGAAGAAACAGGGAAGGCGGACTTAAAGCACCAACGAAGTGTACGACGAAACGCCAGAAGAAAAGTTGAAGAGGTTGGCAAAGATTGGGACTCTTCTCAGGCTAGCGAGGATGAGAGAGATAAAGTCATTTTAACAACTCTCTATGGCGAAATCCCCAAACTCGAGAAACTCAAGAAAGACAGAGCCTTTCTTGTGTCCGAAGATTTCTCCTTTGAGTCTAGCCTTGACGAAGAATGTCCTTCAGCCACCGGTGACGTCTCCGTTGTGGATCCATCCGAGAGGTTAACGAGCGGTGGCGGCGAAACCGAGATAGAGTGTTCGTCATCATCaggagatgatgaagaggaaACTAGCCGTGAAGACAAAAAGGTTGTAGCTTGGACAGAGGATGATCAAAAGAATTTGATGGAATTGGGAAACTCTGAGATGGAACGTAACAAGAGGTTAGAGCATTTGATTAcgagaagaagaatgaggagaGTAGTCAAAGTTGCCGCTGAGGGAAGAAGCCTAATGGATATGGAAGTTCCTTCAATCTGTGTTGGACGAAACTATTTCGGTTTGGATCAAGAAAACTACATGATTGATGGGCTTCAAATGCCTGAATCTGCACCTTCTGTGTTATTATTACCAACAAAAAACCCCTTTGATCTTCCTTATGATCCACAAGAGGAGAAGCCTAACCTCTCAGGGGATAGTTTTCAGCAAGAGTTTGCAGCCAACCCTAATGATATCTTCTTCTGCCGCCATGAAAGCTTTTGCCGCAGAGTCTTCCCATTGGAAAATCAGCTTGACTCGAAATGGGAGCCGTGGAGAAACAAATCTATTGATGGTTGGCCTAGAACACAACAAG GTAGCAATGATGGATTGGTTGGGGAGAAGCATTCTCTAATGAAAGGAAAAGACCTAACAAGAGCAGAAGGAAATGATATGGGATCAGAACACAGCACAGAAATCGTTATGAGTGATTCAAGCTCATTGCTTTCTcctggagagagagaaatggatTCTGATGTCTCAAATCAAGCAGACTCTTCTGGAGCATCCGGGAAACGAAATGGTGATCTTCTTCGTGTTGAAAACCCTCTAGTTGGTTTAGTTCCAAGAAACACTGGTTCGGTTTCGAGCTCCTTAGCAGCGGAAAGGCAAAGATACATGGAGCATTTTGGTTACAGGTCAAGAAAAGGTCGCAAGTTATCCGTGGAATCTGATCTCCAAGTTGAGTTTTCTGAAATCGGATCACCTCCCACTACAGTCGATGGGAATAATTCTTCTGATGAGGAGAAGTCACTCTTTGTTAACGAATCAGAAACCGGAAAGGAGATTAGTGGTGAGGAAATTGAGGTGATACAGAAGAAGAGCATTGTAGATAGAACAACAGAATCTCAACTGTTACCTATGAAGAAAGTTGATCAAGATTTTAATGAAACAAGCTCTCCAGAAAATCATGTAGCCAAACAGTTTGAGGGTCTGTCTGATGGTACAAATGTCAATGGAAGATCTGAGGATTCAGAGAGAGGATTGCATATATCTGAAGAGGCTAAAGTTCCTCACATCAATGAAGTTATTTCGAAACTAGAGGAG GAATCACAGGAACTTATCCAAAACTCAACTGATGAGATGAAGATAAGTAACGACTCTGGTGAGCCTGAACGCTCTGAGTCTGAGAGAAGAACCAATCAAGAATCCGAAGAGAATTTTGAGGGAGGCCAATCAACACAAgagatgatgcaagaacttgtTGAACCTCAAGTTTCAATTGTAACTAACGTCACATCATCAGACGAATCTGCTACTTCCCCAAGATCAGTGTTACCAGACATGGTGTTACCTTTAGAACAGACTTATACTCTTACTTCTGAGAGCTTGGAACATACATCAGATAGTCAACCGCGACCTGCAATCCCATTTTTGGAATCTCCTCAGAATCAATCAGGTGGTGATATAGTAACAGTTTTAGAAACAGAG ggacAATCTGAGGCAAGAAGTGAGGAGGAAGCTACTGGAGTAGAATCTTCTTCAGATGCAATTGTCTCTAACACTCAACAAACTCAGGCGTCTGCAGTATAG
- the LOC104739302 gene encoding sugar transport protein 2-like, giving the protein MAVGSMNIEEGTVYPAKTTFQVCLCCMIAAVGGLMFGYDIGISGGVTSMDTFLIDFFPHVYEKKHRVHENNYCKFDDQLLQLFTSSLYLAGIFASLVASYFSRAFGRKPTIILASIFFLAGALLNLSAQNLGMLIGGRILLGCGIGFGNQTVPLFISEIAPPRFRGGLSVMFQFLITVGILAASCVNYLTSTLKNGWRYSLGGAAVPALILLVGSFFIHETPASLIERGKDEKGKEVLRKIRGVEDVDLEFHEIKRATEVAAKVKSPFKELFSKRENRPPLVCGTLLQFFQQFTGINVVMFYAPVLFQGSGNNASLISTVVTNGVNACATILSIALVDNAGRRCLLMEGALQMTITQMTIGGILLAHLKLVGSITGHAVPLIVLILICVYVSGFAWSWGPLGWLVPSEIYPLEVRNAGYFCAVAMNMVCTFIIGQFFLSALCRLRSFLFFFFGAMNIIMGLFVVFFLPETRGVPIEEMAERRWKTHPRWKKYFKD; this is encoded by the exons ATGGCTGTTGGTTCGATGAATATCGAAGAAGGCACTGTTTACCCTGCAAAGACAACTTTTCAAGTCTGTCTCTGCTGTATGATTGCTGCTGTTGGTGGTCTCATGTTTGGTTACGACATCGGAATCTCag GAGGTGTGACGAGTATGGACACATTCTTGATAGATTTTTTCCCACACGTGTACGAGAAGAAACACAGAGTACACGAGAACAACTACTGCAAATTCGATGACCAGCTTTTGCAGTTGTTCACTTCTTCTCTCTACTTGGCTGGGATCTTTGCTAGTCTTGTTGCTTCCTATTTCTCCAGGGCTTTCGGAAGAAAACCAACCATCATCCTCgcctccatcttcttccttgcCGGTGCTCTCCTCAACTTGTCTGCACAAAACCTTGGCATGTTGATCGGTGGCCGTATTCTTCTCGGTTGTGGTATTGGTTTCGGTAATCAG ACGGTTCCATTGTTCATCTCAGAGATTGCTCCGCCGAGATTCAGAGGAGGACTAAGCGTCATGTTCCAGTTTCTCATCACCGTCGGAATCTTAGCAGCAAGTTGTGTGAACTACCTCACTTCCACGTTGAAGAACGGCTGGAGATACTCTCTCGGTGGTGCTGCTGTCCCTGCTTTAATCCTCTTGGTAGGATCCTTCTTTATCCACGAGACTCCAGCTAGCCTCATCGAGCGTGGTAAAGATGAAAAAGGCAAGGAAGTCCTGAGGAAGATCAGAGGCGTTGAAGACGTTGATCTCGAGTTTCATGAGATCAAACGCGCCACAGAGGTTGCAGCAAAAGTAAAAAGCCCTTTTAAGGAACTCTTCTCCAAGCGCGAGAACAGACCCCCATTGGTGTGCGGAACGCTGCTTCAGTTCTTTCAACAGTTCACCGGAATCAATGTGGTTATGTTCTACGCTCCAGTCTTGTTCCAGGGTAGTGGTAACAACGCTTCTCTCATCTCTACCGTTGTCACCAACGGTGTGAACGCATGCGCTACCATTTTATCGATTGCCTTGGTTGATAATGCTGGTAGGAGATGTCTTTTAATGGAAGGAGCCCTCCAGATGACCATTACACag ATGACAATTGGAGGCATTCTCTTAGCTCACTTGAAGCTCGTTGGTTCTATTACGGGTCATGCCGTGCCACTGATTGTATTGATCCTCATCTGCGTATATGTGTCTGGTTTTGCGTGGTCTTGGGGACCATTGGGATGGCTGGTTCCCTCTGAGATCTATCCTCTTGAGGTGAGAAATGCAGGTTACTTCTGTGCAGTGGCGATGAACATGGTCTGCACTTTCATCATCGGTCAGTTCTTCTTGTCAGCTCTCTGCAGACTCagatctttcttgttcttcttcttcggagcaATGAACATTATTATGGGACTATTTGTGGTCTTCTTTCTCCCCGAGACCAGGGGTGTTCCTATTGAGGAAATGGCCGAGAGGCGTTGGAAGACGCACCCGCGTTGGAAGAAATATTTCAAAGACTaa
- the LOC104739303 gene encoding serine/arginine-rich splicing factor SR45a isoform X2, with product MSYSRRSRYSPSVSPYDKHRGRSVSRSLSRSRSRSISSDAENPGNSLYVTGLSHRVTERDLEDHFSKEGKVTDVHLVLDPWTRESRGFGFISLETVGDANRCIRYLDHSVLLGRVIKVEKARRRRGRTPTPGKYLGLRTARGHHRSPSYSLGRSDSCSRSRSRSYSSDRSRSYSPSYRLRERSSSYSPYYRRGRSYSRSRSPSPDDRYYRRRDRSYSPYYRRRERSRSRSYSPHYRARDRSYSPYYRRRYRSRSYSPRYRARDRSYSPYCRGRDRSFSPYYRGRDRSFSPESRHYRRSVSSSVSPLRRSKSRSLSPKKGRKGSRSKSRRRDSQSSMSHSRSARSSTSRSVSP from the exons CGGTCGAG GAGTATCTCAAGCGATGCTGAGAATCCTGGTAACAGTTTATATGTAACTGGGTTGTCTCACCGGGTAACTGAAAGAGATCTGGAGGATCATTTCTCTAAAGAAGGAAAG GTAACTGATGTTCACCTTGTCCTGGACCCATGGACTAGAGAATCTCGCGGTTTTGGTTTTATCTCGTTGGAAACTGTTGGTGATGCTAACCGCTGCATCAGATATCTGGATCACTCTGTTCTCCTCGGCCGCGTCATTAAAGTTGAGAAG GCAAGACGTCGTAGAGGACGTACTCCAACTCCTGGAAAGTACTTGGGGCTGAGAACCGCTCGAG GACACCATAGGTCTCCTAGCTACTCTCTCGGCAGGTCTGATAGCTGCTCTCGTAGTCGCAGTCGAAGCTACTCATCTGATCGGAGCAGATCTTATTCTCCAAGCTATAGGTTGAGAGAAAGATCATCTTCGTACTCACCCTACTATAGGCGAGGCAGATCTTACTCTCGTTCCAGATCTCCATCACCTGATGATCGCTACTACAGGAGACGCGACAGATCATACTCACCCTACTACAGGCGGAGGGAACGGTCCAGGTCCAGATCCTACTCACCTCACTACAGAGCAAGGGACAGATCATACTCGCCTTACTACAGGCGGAGGTACAGGTCCAGGTCATACTCGCCACGATACAGAGCACGTGACAGATCATACTCACCCTACTGCAGGGGAAGAGACCGGTCTTTTTCGCCTTACTACCGAGGGAGAGACAGGTCCTTCTCACCTGAAAGTCGTCACTACAGAAG GTCAGTGTCGAGCAGCGTAAGCCCTCTGAGGAGAAGCAAATCGCGGAGCTTATCCCCGAAGAAGGGAAGGAAAGGGAGCAGAAGCAAGTCTCGCAGGCGCGACAGTCAATCTTCAATGAGCCATTCGAGGAGCGCAAGATCAAGCACCTCCAGATCCGTCAGCCCATAA
- the LOC104739303 gene encoding serine/arginine-rich splicing factor SR45a isoform X1 — MSYSRRSRYSPSVSPYDKHRGRSVSRSLSRSRSRSISSDAENPGNSLYVTGLSHRVTERDLEDHFSKEGKVTDVHLVLDPWTRESRGFGFISLETVGDANRCIRYLDHSVLLGRVIKVEKARRRRGRTPTPGKYLGLRTARGHHRSPSYSLGRSDSCSRSRSRSYSSDRSRSYSPSYRLRERSSSYSPYYRRGRSYSRSRSPSPDDRYYRRRDRSYSPYYRRRERSRSRSYSPHYRARDRSYSPYYRRRYRSRSYSPRYRARDRSYSPYCRGRDRSFSPYYRGRDRSFSPESRHYRRYRSVSSSVSPLRRSKSRSLSPKKGRKGSRSKSRRRDSQSSMSHSRSARSSTSRSVSP; from the exons CGGTCGAG GAGTATCTCAAGCGATGCTGAGAATCCTGGTAACAGTTTATATGTAACTGGGTTGTCTCACCGGGTAACTGAAAGAGATCTGGAGGATCATTTCTCTAAAGAAGGAAAG GTAACTGATGTTCACCTTGTCCTGGACCCATGGACTAGAGAATCTCGCGGTTTTGGTTTTATCTCGTTGGAAACTGTTGGTGATGCTAACCGCTGCATCAGATATCTGGATCACTCTGTTCTCCTCGGCCGCGTCATTAAAGTTGAGAAG GCAAGACGTCGTAGAGGACGTACTCCAACTCCTGGAAAGTACTTGGGGCTGAGAACCGCTCGAG GACACCATAGGTCTCCTAGCTACTCTCTCGGCAGGTCTGATAGCTGCTCTCGTAGTCGCAGTCGAAGCTACTCATCTGATCGGAGCAGATCTTATTCTCCAAGCTATAGGTTGAGAGAAAGATCATCTTCGTACTCACCCTACTATAGGCGAGGCAGATCTTACTCTCGTTCCAGATCTCCATCACCTGATGATCGCTACTACAGGAGACGCGACAGATCATACTCACCCTACTACAGGCGGAGGGAACGGTCCAGGTCCAGATCCTACTCACCTCACTACAGAGCAAGGGACAGATCATACTCGCCTTACTACAGGCGGAGGTACAGGTCCAGGTCATACTCGCCACGATACAGAGCACGTGACAGATCATACTCACCCTACTGCAGGGGAAGAGACCGGTCTTTTTCGCCTTACTACCGAGGGAGAGACAGGTCCTTCTCACCTGAAAGTCGTCACTACAGAAG GTACAGGTCAGTGTCGAGCAGCGTAAGCCCTCTGAGGAGAAGCAAATCGCGGAGCTTATCCCCGAAGAAGGGAAGGAAAGGGAGCAGAAGCAAGTCTCGCAGGCGCGACAGTCAATCTTCAATGAGCCATTCGAGGAGCGCAAGATCAAGCACCTCCAGATCCGTCAGCCCATAA